A window from Pseudomonas sp. Tri1 encodes these proteins:
- a CDS encoding di-heme oxidoredictase family protein: MALGLSACDDAPRFTQAEPGEARSGGTATVRKTDQNAFSLPSANLPPSRRVDFSVGNSFFRSPWVIAPSTTTARDGLGPLFNTNACQNCHIKDGRGHPPAPDASSAVSMLVRLSIPDAPPYAKVIEQLGVVPEPVYGGQLQDMSIPGVAPEGKVRVDYNPVPVRFKDGTVVELRKPNLQISQLAYGPMHPDTRFSARVAPPMIGLGLLEAIPDEAILANAEAQAREKNGIAGRPNQVWDDAQQKTVLGRFGWKAGQPNLNQQNVHAFSGDMGLTTSLRPFDDCTETQVDCKRAPSGNGSDGEPEVSDNILRLVLFYSRNLAVPARREVNSPQVLAGKNLFFQAGCQSCHTPKYTTSANAAEPELANQVIRPYTDLLLHDMGEGLADNRSEFKASGRDWRTPPLWGIGLTETVNGHTQFLHDGRARNLLEAVLWHGGEAQAAQRQVLSFNAQQRAALLAFLNSL, translated from the coding sequence CTGCCTTCGGCCAACCTGCCACCGTCGCGGCGCGTGGACTTCAGTGTCGGCAACAGCTTCTTCCGCAGCCCCTGGGTGATCGCTCCCTCGACTACCACGGCCCGGGACGGCCTCGGCCCCTTGTTCAACACCAATGCCTGCCAGAACTGTCACATCAAGGATGGTCGCGGTCATCCGCCGGCCCCAGACGCAAGCAGCGCAGTGTCGATGCTGGTGCGCCTGTCGATCCCCGATGCGCCGCCCTATGCCAAGGTCATCGAACAACTGGGGGTCGTGCCGGAACCGGTTTACGGCGGGCAATTGCAGGATATGTCCATCCCGGGCGTAGCCCCCGAAGGCAAGGTGCGGGTCGACTACAACCCCGTCCCCGTGCGTTTCAAGGACGGGACTGTCGTGGAACTGCGCAAGCCGAACCTGCAGATCAGCCAACTGGCCTATGGGCCGATGCACCCCGACACGCGCTTTTCCGCCCGCGTCGCCCCGCCAATGATCGGCCTCGGGCTGCTGGAGGCCATCCCTGACGAAGCCATCCTGGCGAACGCCGAGGCTCAGGCGCGGGAGAAAAACGGCATCGCCGGCCGCCCCAATCAGGTCTGGGACGATGCCCAGCAAAAAACCGTCCTGGGACGGTTCGGCTGGAAGGCCGGGCAACCCAATCTTAATCAGCAGAACGTCCACGCCTTCTCCGGCGACATGGGCCTGACCACCAGCCTGCGGCCGTTCGACGACTGCACCGAGACCCAAGTCGACTGCAAGCGCGCGCCCAGCGGCAACGGCTCGGACGGTGAGCCGGAAGTCAGCGACAACATCCTGCGTCTGGTGCTGTTCTACAGCCGCAATCTCGCGGTGCCGGCCCGTCGCGAAGTGAACTCGCCCCAGGTGCTGGCCGGCAAGAATCTGTTTTTCCAGGCCGGTTGCCAGTCCTGCCACACACCGAAATACACCACCTCCGCCAACGCTGCCGAACCGGAGCTGGCGAACCAGGTCATCCGCCCTTACACCGACCTGCTGTTGCACGACATGGGTGAAGGCCTGGCCGACAACCGCAGCGAATTCAAGGCCAGCGGCCGTGACTGGCGAACCCCGCCGCTGTGGGGCATCGGCCTGACCGAAACCGTCAATGGCCACACCCAGTTCCTGCATGACGGTCGCGCCCGCAACCTGCTCGAAGCCGTGCTGTGGCATGGCGGTGAAGCGCAAGCGGCGCAGCGCCAGGTTTTATCGTTCAATGCCCAGCAGCGTGCCGCGCTACTGGCGTTCCTCAATTCCCTTTAA
- a CDS encoding imelysin family protein: MFRPKLLFTSLAALALGACSPQDPQAITSAAIAKQVILPTYSRWVDADRQLASSALAFCQGKENLETARADFLKAQKAWAELQPLLIGPLAEGNRAWQVQFWPDKKNLVGRQVEQLVNSEPQIDAAGLAKSSVVVQGLSAYEYLLFDAKIDMADSAQKAKYCPLLTAIGERQKQLAEEILSRWNTNDGMLAQMSKFPNQRYADSHEAIADLLRVQVTALDTLKKKLGTPMGRQSKGVPQPFQADAWRSQSSLQGLEASLSAARTVWVGVDNKGLRGLLPNDQKPLADKIDAAYEASLKLFASSQRTLTEMLNDDAGRQQLNDLYDSLNVVHRLHEGELAKALGIQLGFNANDGD, from the coding sequence ATGTTCCGTCCCAAGCTGTTGTTCACCAGCCTCGCCGCCCTCGCCCTCGGAGCCTGTTCGCCCCAAGACCCGCAAGCGATCACCTCCGCGGCTATCGCCAAGCAAGTGATCCTGCCGACCTACAGCCGCTGGGTCGATGCCGACCGGCAACTGGCGAGCAGCGCCCTGGCATTCTGCCAAGGCAAGGAAAACCTGGAGACTGCCCGCGCCGATTTCCTCAAGGCACAAAAAGCCTGGGCCGAGTTGCAACCGCTGCTGATCGGTCCACTGGCCGAGGGCAACCGTGCCTGGCAGGTGCAGTTCTGGCCGGACAAGAAAAACCTCGTGGGCCGTCAGGTCGAACAACTGGTCAACAGCGAGCCGCAGATCGACGCCGCCGGCCTGGCCAAGTCCAGCGTCGTGGTCCAAGGTCTTTCGGCCTACGAGTACCTGCTGTTCGACGCCAAGATCGACATGGCCGACAGTGCGCAGAAAGCCAAATACTGCCCGCTGCTGACCGCCATCGGTGAACGCCAGAAACAACTGGCCGAAGAGATCCTGTCGCGCTGGAACACCAACGACGGCATGCTCGCCCAGATGAGCAAGTTCCCGAACCAGCGCTACGCTGATTCTCACGAAGCCATCGCCGATCTGCTGCGGGTCCAGGTCACCGCCCTCGACACCTTGAAGAAAAAACTTGGTACGCCGATGGGCCGCCAGAGCAAGGGCGTGCCGCAACCGTTCCAGGCCGATGCCTGGCGCAGCCAGTCGTCGCTGCAAGGCCTGGAGGCCAGCCTGAGCGCGGCCAGGACCGTCTGGGTGGGCGTGGACAACAAAGGCCTGCGCGGCCTGTTGCCCAACGACCAGAAACCATTGGCTGACAAAATCGATGCAGCCTACGAGGCATCCTTGAAGTTGTTCGCCAGCAGCCAGCGCACGCTGACCGAAATGCTCAACGACGACGCCGGGCGCCAGCAACTCAACGATCTGTATGACAGCCTCAACGTCGTCCATCGCCTGCACGAAGGCGAACTGGCCAAGGCGCTGGGCATTCAACTGGGCTTCAACGCCAACGACGGTGACTGA
- a CDS encoding DUF1513 domain-containing protein produces the protein MFRRQALALGSLLLGAVTLGGWTLFKQKDKSPLLLSARDDGDGKHYAVGYRLDGSRVFATQVGQRCHDIINHPTLPVALFVARRPGTESYLIDLRDGALLQTISSLPNRHFYGHAVIHKGGEWLYATENDTTDPGRGLLGVYRFEGERLVHSGEISTHGIGPHQVSWMPDGETLVVANGGIRTEAESRVEMNLDAMEPSLVLMQRDGTLLSKETLAQSMNSVRHLGIASDGTIVSGQQFMGPAHEPSELLAIKRPGQPFQAFAVPEQQLQAMGHYTASVAVHSDLRLVALTAPRGNRFFIWDLDSGEVRLDAPLPDCAGVGAVADGFVVTSGQGRCRYYDCRQTQLVAKPLDLPAGLWDNHLHLA, from the coding sequence ATGTTTCGACGTCAGGCCCTGGCATTGGGCAGCTTGCTGCTCGGCGCCGTTACCCTGGGCGGCTGGACGCTGTTCAAGCAAAAGGACAAGAGTCCGCTCCTGCTTTCGGCACGGGACGATGGCGACGGCAAGCACTACGCCGTGGGCTATCGGCTGGACGGTAGCCGGGTGTTCGCCACCCAGGTCGGCCAGCGTTGCCATGACATCATCAACCACCCGACGTTGCCGGTTGCGCTGTTCGTCGCTCGTCGTCCAGGTACCGAAAGCTACCTGATCGACCTGCGCGACGGTGCGCTGCTGCAAACCATCAGCTCGTTACCGAACCGGCATTTCTACGGCCACGCGGTCATCCATAAAGGTGGCGAATGGCTGTACGCCACCGAGAACGACACCACCGACCCAGGCCGCGGCCTGTTGGGCGTGTACCGTTTCGAAGGCGAGCGGCTGGTGCACAGCGGTGAGATTTCCACCCACGGCATCGGCCCGCACCAGGTGTCCTGGATGCCTGACGGCGAGACGCTGGTGGTGGCCAATGGCGGCATTCGCACCGAGGCCGAAAGCCGGGTCGAAATGAACCTCGACGCCATGGAGCCGAGCCTGGTGCTGATGCAACGCGATGGCACCTTGCTGAGCAAGGAAACCCTCGCCCAGTCAATGAACAGCGTGCGTCACCTGGGTATCGCCAGCGACGGTACCATCGTTTCGGGCCAGCAGTTCATGGGCCCTGCCCACGAGCCCTCGGAGCTGCTGGCGATCAAGCGGCCAGGCCAACCGTTCCAAGCGTTTGCGGTGCCCGAGCAGCAATTGCAAGCCATGGGGCACTACACAGCCAGCGTCGCCGTGCACAGCGACCTGCGCCTGGTGGCCCTGACCGCTCCGCGCGGCAACCGCTTCTTCATCTGGGACCTGGACAGCGGCGAAGTGCGCCTGGATGCGCCTCTGCCAGATTGTGCCGGCGTGGGCGCGGTGGCCGACGGTTTCGTCGTGACGTCGGGCCAAGGGCGGTGCCGCTATTACGATTGTCGGCAGACACAACTGGTTGCAAAGCCGCTGGATCTACCAGCAGGGCTCTGGGACAACCATTTGCATCTGGCCTGA
- a CDS encoding efflux RND transporter periplasmic adaptor subunit: MLRRRMLIMLGVVLLVVLLLAGYKAFSIYQQIQMFSVPKPPVSVAVATAVEQPWQARLPTVGSLKALQGVDLSLEIAGTVQKVQFQSGQKVKAGQPLLQLDSDVERALLETAEADLDLSQLDFGRGRQLVGSQAISKGEFDRLSAQLKKNQATVNQLKASLAKKQILVPFSGTIGIRQVDVGDYLASGTVIATLQDLSSLYVDFYVPEQTVPRLAVAQPVDVSVSAYPGQNFVGTISAINPKVEDSTRNVLVRATLANPDGKLLPGMFANLQVILPDVTAAIVVPESAVTYTLYGNSMYVVTQKKAADGSIEKDDKGQPILIAERRSVETGERRDGQVLVSKGVKSGEQVVIAGQIKLDNGTPIAISDDKTLTEQNSPPRAD; this comes from the coding sequence ATGCTGCGACGCCGCATGCTGATCATGTTGGGTGTTGTCCTGCTGGTGGTGCTGTTGCTCGCCGGCTACAAGGCCTTCTCCATTTACCAGCAGATCCAGATGTTTTCCGTACCGAAACCACCCGTCAGCGTCGCCGTGGCCACAGCCGTCGAGCAGCCCTGGCAAGCACGCCTGCCCACCGTTGGCAGCCTCAAGGCATTGCAAGGCGTGGACCTGAGCCTGGAAATTGCCGGGACGGTGCAAAAGGTGCAGTTCCAGTCCGGACAGAAGGTCAAGGCTGGCCAGCCGCTCCTGCAACTGGACAGTGACGTCGAAAGAGCCCTGCTGGAAACCGCCGAGGCCGACCTTGACCTGTCACAACTGGACTTCGGTCGCGGCCGACAACTGGTGGGCAGCCAGGCGATCTCCAAGGGCGAGTTCGACCGGCTCTCGGCGCAACTGAAAAAGAACCAGGCCACGGTCAATCAGCTCAAGGCTTCCCTGGCCAAGAAACAGATCCTGGTACCGTTCAGCGGCACCATCGGCATTCGCCAGGTGGACGTCGGCGACTACCTGGCCAGCGGCACGGTGATCGCCACCCTGCAGGACCTCAGCAGCCTTTATGTGGATTTCTACGTTCCCGAGCAAACCGTGCCCAGGCTCGCGGTTGCCCAGCCGGTCGACGTCAGCGTCTCGGCCTATCCCGGGCAGAACTTCGTCGGCACCATCAGTGCGATCAACCCCAAGGTCGAGGACAGCACTCGCAACGTGCTGGTGCGCGCCACCCTGGCCAACCCAGACGGCAAACTGTTGCCCGGCATGTTCGCCAACCTGCAGGTGATCCTGCCGGACGTGACTGCCGCCATTGTCGTGCCGGAAAGCGCGGTGACCTACACCCTCTATGGCAACTCCATGTACGTGGTGACGCAGAAAAAAGCCGCCGACGGCAGTATCGAGAAAGACGACAAGGGCCAGCCGATCCTGATCGCCGAACGGCGCTCCGTCGAAACCGGCGAGCGACGCGACGGGCAGGTACTGGTTTCCAAGGGTGTGAAGAGCGGCGAACAGGTGGTGATCGCCGGCCAGATCAAGCTCGACAACGGTACGCCCATCGCCATCAGCGACGACAAGACCCTGACCGAACAGAACAGCCCGCCGCGCGCGGACTGA
- a CDS encoding multidrug efflux RND transporter permease subunit, whose translation MAFTDPFIRRPVLATVVSLLIVLLGFQAWSKLPLRQYPQMENALITVTTAYPGANAETIQGYITQPMQQSLASAEGIDYMTSVSRQNFSVISVYARIGSNSDRLFTELLAKANEVKNQLPQDAEDPVLSREAADASALMYISFFSKELNNPQITDYLSRVIQPKLATLPGMAEAEILGNQVFAMRLWLDPVKLAGFGLTAADVTNAVRHYNFLSAAGEVKGEYVVTSINANTELKSAEAFAAIPLKTDGDSRVLLRDVARVEMGAENYDTISSFGGTPSVYIGIKATPGANPLDVIKEVRKIMPELEAQLPTNLKAEIAYDATLFIQASIDEVVKTLFEAVLIVVVVVFLFLGALRSVVIPVVTIPLSMIGVMFFMQLMGYSMNLLTLLAMVLAIGLVVDDAIVVVENIHRHIEEGKNPFDAAIEGAREIAMPVVSMTITLAAVYAPIGLLEGLTGALFKEFALTLAGAVVISGIVALTLSPMMCALLLRHDENPSGLAHRLDTVFERLKSRYQRLLHGTLNARPVVLVFAAIVLLLIPVLIMFTKSELAPDEDQGIIFMMANAPKTTNLDYLNAYTDHFITIFKEFPEYYSSFQINGYNGVQSGIGGFLLKPWNERSRTQMEILPEVQAKLESIPGLQIFGFNLPSLPGTGEGLPFAFVINSPKDYTTLLQIAERVKKRAMESGKFAFMDIDLAFDKPEVVVDIDRAKAAQMGVSMQDLGGTLATLLGEAEINRFTIEGRSYKVIAQVERPFRDSPGWLNNYYVKNTQGELLPLSTLVKVSDRARPRQLNQFQQLNAVTISGFPIVSMGEAIETVRQIAREEAPTGFAFDYAGASRQFVQEGSALWVTFALALAIIFLVLAAQFESFRDPLVILVTVPLSICGALIPLFLGWSSMNIYTQVGLVTLIGLISKHGILIVEFANQLRKEQGLTPRDAVEQAASIRLRPVLMTTAAMVFGMVPLILATGAGAVSRFDIGTVIATGMSIGTLFTLFVLPCVYTLLAKPDQP comes from the coding sequence ATGGCTTTTACCGATCCGTTCATCCGCCGTCCGGTGCTCGCCACCGTGGTCAGCCTGCTGATCGTGCTCCTGGGCTTCCAGGCCTGGAGCAAGCTGCCCCTGCGACAGTATCCGCAGATGGAAAACGCCCTGATCACGGTGACCACCGCTTACCCCGGGGCCAACGCCGAGACCATCCAGGGCTACATCACCCAACCGATGCAACAGAGCCTGGCCAGCGCCGAGGGCATCGACTACATGACCTCGGTCAGTCGCCAGAATTTCTCGGTGATATCGGTTTATGCCCGTATCGGCTCCAACAGCGACCGACTCTTTACCGAACTGCTGGCCAAGGCCAACGAGGTCAAGAACCAACTGCCCCAGGACGCCGAGGACCCGGTCCTCAGCCGCGAGGCCGCCGATGCTTCGGCGCTGATGTACATCAGTTTTTTCAGCAAGGAACTGAACAACCCGCAGATCACCGACTACCTGTCACGGGTGATCCAGCCCAAACTGGCGACGTTGCCGGGCATGGCCGAAGCGGAAATCCTCGGCAACCAGGTCTTCGCCATGCGCCTGTGGCTGGACCCGGTCAAGCTCGCCGGTTTCGGCCTGACTGCCGCTGACGTGACCAATGCCGTGCGCCATTACAACTTCCTCTCGGCGGCCGGCGAGGTGAAAGGCGAGTACGTGGTCACCAGCATCAACGCCAACACCGAACTCAAGTCTGCCGAGGCCTTTGCCGCGATTCCGCTCAAGACCGACGGTGACAGCCGCGTGTTGCTGCGGGATGTGGCCCGGGTGGAAATGGGCGCCGAGAACTACGACACCATCAGTTCCTTCGGCGGCACGCCCTCGGTGTACATCGGGATCAAGGCCACACCCGGCGCGAACCCGCTGGATGTGATCAAGGAAGTGCGCAAGATCATGCCGGAGCTGGAGGCCCAACTGCCCACCAATCTCAAGGCCGAGATCGCCTACGACGCCACCCTGTTCATCCAGGCGTCCATCGACGAAGTAGTAAAAACCCTGTTCGAGGCAGTGCTGATCGTCGTCGTCGTGGTGTTCCTGTTCCTCGGTGCCCTGCGTTCGGTGGTCATCCCCGTGGTGACCATCCCCCTGTCGATGATCGGCGTGATGTTCTTCATGCAGTTGATGGGTTACTCGATGAACCTCCTGACACTGCTGGCCATGGTATTGGCCATCGGCCTGGTGGTGGACGATGCCATCGTGGTGGTGGAAAACATTCACCGGCACATCGAGGAAGGCAAAAACCCGTTCGACGCCGCGATAGAAGGTGCTCGGGAAATCGCCATGCCGGTGGTCTCGATGACCATCACACTGGCGGCAGTCTACGCGCCGATTGGCCTGCTCGAAGGGTTGACCGGGGCGTTGTTCAAGGAGTTCGCCTTGACCCTGGCCGGCGCGGTGGTGATTTCCGGAATCGTCGCCCTGACCCTATCCCCCATGATGTGCGCCCTGCTGCTGCGTCATGATGAGAACCCTTCGGGGCTGGCCCATCGGCTGGATACGGTCTTCGAACGCTTGAAGAGTCGCTATCAGCGCCTGCTTCACGGCACGCTCAATGCCCGGCCGGTGGTGCTGGTATTCGCCGCAATCGTACTGCTGCTGATTCCGGTGCTGATCATGTTCACCAAGTCCGAACTGGCGCCCGACGAGGATCAAGGCATCATTTTCATGATGGCCAATGCGCCGAAGACGACCAACCTTGACTACCTCAACGCCTACACCGATCACTTCATCACGATCTTCAAGGAATTCCCCGAGTACTATTCCTCGTTCCAGATCAACGGCTACAACGGTGTGCAATCGGGCATCGGCGGCTTCCTGCTCAAGCCCTGGAACGAACGCAGCCGCACCCAGATGGAAATCCTGCCTGAAGTCCAGGCCAAGCTGGAGAGCATTCCCGGCTTGCAGATTTTCGGCTTCAACCTGCCCTCCCTGCCGGGCACTGGCGAGGGCCTGCCATTCGCCTTCGTCATCAACTCGCCGAAGGACTACACCACACTGCTGCAGATTGCCGAACGCGTAAAAAAACGCGCCATGGAATCCGGCAAGTTCGCCTTCATGGACATAGACCTGGCGTTCGACAAACCCGAGGTAGTGGTCGACATCGATCGCGCCAAGGCAGCCCAGATGGGGGTTTCGATGCAGGACCTGGGCGGCACCCTGGCAACCCTGCTGGGTGAGGCCGAAATCAATCGCTTCACCATCGAGGGGCGCAGCTACAAGGTCATCGCCCAGGTCGAACGACCATTTCGGGATAGCCCGGGCTGGTTGAATAATTACTACGTGAAAAATACCCAGGGCGAACTGCTACCGCTTTCGACCCTGGTCAAGGTCAGCGACCGAGCGCGACCACGACAACTGAACCAGTTCCAGCAGCTCAACGCAGTCACGATTTCGGGCTTTCCCATCGTGAGCATGGGCGAGGCGATCGAGACGGTTCGCCAGATCGCCCGGGAAGAAGCACCGACCGGGTTCGCCTTCGATTACGCGGGGGCTTCGCGGCAGTTCGTACAGGAAGGCAGTGCACTATGGGTGACCTTTGCCCTGGCCCTGGCGATTATCTTCCTGGTACTGGCAGCCCAGTTCGAAAGCTTCCGGGATCCGCTGGTGATTCTGGTGACAGTACCGCTATCCATCTGCGGAGCGTTGATTCCGCTGTTCCTCGGCTGGTCGAGCATGAACATCTATACCCAGGTGGGGCTGGTGACGTTGATCGGCCTGATCAGCAAGCATGGGATCCTGATAGTCGAATTCGCCAACCAGTTGCGCAAGGAACAGGGACTGACGCCAAGGGACGCAGTGGAGCAAGCGGCCTCGATTCGCCTGCGGCCGGTGCTGATGACCACCGCGGCGATGGTGTTTGGCATGGTGCCGTTGATCCTGGCCACCGGTGCCGGCGCGGTGAGCCGTTTCGACATCGGTACGGTAATCGCCACCGGGATGTCGATTGGGACCTTGTTCACGCTGTTCGTGCTGCCCTGCGTCTATACCCTGCTGGCCAAGCCGGACCAACCCTGA
- a CDS encoding lipopolysaccharide kinase InaA family protein, giving the protein MGVQAAGTSTILLDDFEHFWSQQGEWVEEPNVRRGGESGVQRIKGKDGKLLYAKRQTGHIYRSWLHPFGRPTVLREQDALLALTRLGVRVPQLVFCGAQRDPVHKWRALLVTQALEGFEEIEHWYAAGGRERHGEAVHDQILLALAENLARMHKGRWQHGCIYIKHVFVRVTGEGEAAKAEVALLDFEKCRQRLTARRAASHDMKQLRRHSSFSDADWKKLVYLYEAAFGSAIKGL; this is encoded by the coding sequence ATGGGTGTACAGGCAGCAGGGACATCAACGATTCTCCTCGACGACTTCGAACATTTCTGGAGTCAGCAGGGGGAGTGGGTGGAAGAGCCCAATGTGCGTCGCGGCGGTGAAAGCGGTGTGCAACGAATCAAGGGCAAGGACGGCAAGCTGCTTTATGCCAAGCGTCAGACCGGCCATATCTATCGCAGTTGGCTGCACCCGTTTGGTAGACCCACCGTGCTGCGGGAGCAAGACGCACTCCTGGCGTTGACCCGACTGGGTGTCCGCGTCCCCCAACTCGTTTTCTGTGGCGCCCAGCGGGACCCGGTTCACAAGTGGCGCGCGCTGCTGGTGACCCAGGCGCTGGAAGGTTTTGAAGAGATCGAGCACTGGTATGCCGCAGGTGGCCGTGAGCGCCATGGCGAAGCAGTGCATGATCAAATCCTCCTGGCGCTGGCGGAAAACCTGGCCCGCATGCACAAGGGCCGTTGGCAACATGGCTGTATCTACATCAAGCACGTCTTTGTGCGCGTGACCGGAGAAGGTGAGGCGGCCAAGGCCGAAGTGGCTTTGCTCGATTTTGAGAAGTGCCGCCAGCGCCTGACCGCCCGGCGTGCGGCTTCCCATGACATGAAGCAGTTGCGGCGCCATTCGTCGTTCAGCGACGCTGACTGGAAAAAACTCGTCTACCTTTACGAGGCGGCGTTTGGCAGCGCTATCAAAGGTTTATAG
- a CDS encoding class I SAM-dependent methyltransferase, with amino-acid sequence MPDPIKLDFSEKYDEQHAQRYFHKHRGSLSRRLSNQRDQQLARRALALVGDPGLVLDLPCGAGRFWPLLAEKPNRVIIGADNSEAMLKTAMESQPADVVKRVQPLHTSAFDIALPDSAVDSIFCMRLLHHIGEPEHRLAILREFERVTRDSVIVSLWVDGNFKAWKRKRQERTRGQKGYQNRFVLPVATVEEEFRQAGFRIQERLDFLPLYAMWRVYVLRKR; translated from the coding sequence ATGCCCGATCCCATCAAGCTCGATTTTTCCGAGAAGTACGACGAGCAGCATGCCCAAAGATATTTTCATAAGCATCGAGGCAGCTTGAGTCGCCGCCTTTCCAATCAACGAGACCAGCAACTGGCCCGCCGCGCATTAGCCCTTGTGGGCGACCCCGGCCTGGTGTTGGACCTGCCATGCGGTGCGGGGCGATTCTGGCCCTTGTTGGCCGAAAAGCCGAATCGGGTCATCATCGGCGCGGACAATTCCGAAGCCATGCTCAAGACCGCAATGGAGTCTCAGCCGGCCGATGTCGTGAAACGGGTACAACCCTTGCACACTTCTGCGTTCGACATTGCCTTGCCTGATAGCGCCGTCGACAGCATTTTTTGCATGCGCCTGTTGCACCACATTGGTGAACCCGAGCATCGACTGGCGATTCTTAGGGAGTTCGAACGCGTTACCCGTGATAGCGTGATCGTTTCATTGTGGGTCGATGGCAATTTCAAGGCCTGGAAACGCAAACGCCAAGAACGTACTCGTGGGCAAAAAGGCTACCAGAATCGCTTTGTGTTACCGGTTGCTACAGTAGAGGAAGAGTTTCGACAGGCAGGGTTTCGTATTCAGGAACGACTGGACTTTCTACCGCTCTATGCCATGTGGCGAGTTTACGTATTACGCAAGAGGTAA
- a CDS encoding HAMP domain-containing sensor histidine kinase, with translation MEFKQSLAQRIIIAFALMSALVAGAFAMGIVATVHLVEEKLISAGLGGDLQRLLLMDSVSDWNHRPEPDQLFYFSGGPGDFELPKDLRHLERGFHEVFREQLSYHAMVEIVDGRHYVLLQDQSDFEERERVLFAVVLVGFVLSLALAVFLGWILARRVMAPVVRLARQVRHRDQLLGLAPPLAPDYAADEVGELAVAFDATLGRLRQALTRERLFTSDVSHELRTPLMILATSCELLLENPALDQRGRTQVERINRASEEMRELVQTFLMLARAQREDNGMSPRLTLEQVAENLLGVWRSPIESKGLTLIFEPGQTLDTLYNATFLTAVMGNLLRNALHYTDQGFIRLSLTATGFVVEDSGVGIPEEKREAMFEPFVRGNEKRGEGLGLGLSLVQRICENQGWTVSLSTMEPNGCHFEVELNPKA, from the coding sequence ATGGAGTTTAAGCAGAGCCTTGCCCAACGGATCATCATCGCCTTTGCGCTAATGAGCGCGTTGGTGGCCGGGGCATTTGCCATGGGCATCGTGGCGACGGTCCACCTGGTGGAAGAAAAACTGATTTCCGCCGGGCTTGGGGGCGACCTGCAACGCTTGCTATTGATGGACAGCGTCTCGGACTGGAACCATCGTCCGGAGCCCGACCAGTTGTTTTATTTCAGTGGCGGCCCGGGAGACTTCGAGTTACCCAAGGATCTACGGCATCTGGAGCGTGGCTTCCACGAGGTGTTTCGCGAACAACTGTCGTATCACGCCATGGTCGAGATCGTGGACGGTCGGCACTACGTGCTGTTGCAAGACCAGAGCGACTTCGAGGAGCGTGAGCGGGTGCTGTTTGCCGTGGTGCTGGTGGGCTTCGTGCTCAGCCTGGCACTGGCGGTATTTCTGGGGTGGATCCTGGCACGCCGGGTGATGGCCCCCGTGGTTCGCCTGGCTCGGCAAGTACGACATCGCGACCAGCTCCTCGGGCTTGCCCCTCCGCTGGCTCCGGATTACGCCGCCGATGAAGTGGGTGAACTGGCCGTGGCGTTCGACGCGACACTGGGGCGGTTGCGCCAGGCCCTGACCCGCGAACGCTTGTTTACCAGCGACGTGAGCCACGAATTGCGCACGCCGTTGATGATCCTGGCGACCTCTTGCGAACTGCTGCTGGAAAACCCGGCCCTGGATCAGCGTGGCCGCACCCAGGTCGAGCGCATTAACCGGGCCAGTGAAGAGATGCGCGAGCTGGTGCAAACCTTCCTGATGCTCGCCAGGGCCCAGCGCGAAGACAACGGCATGTCGCCTCGACTGACCCTGGAACAGGTGGCCGAGAACCTCCTCGGAGTGTGGCGCAGCCCCATCGAATCCAAAGGCTTGACGCTGATCTTCGAACCGGGACAAACCCTCGATACCCTGTATAACGCCACCTTCCTGACTGCCGTCATGGGCAACCTGCTGCGAAATGCCTTGCACTACACCGACCAGGGCTTCATCCGTCTTTCGTTGACTGCCACCGGGTTCGTGGTCGAGGACAGCGGTGTGGGCATCCCGGAGGAGAAGCGCGAAGCGATGTTCGAGCCATTCGTGCGCGGCAACGAAAAGCGCGGTGAGGGCCTGGGATTGGGGCTGTCACTGGTGCAACGGATTTGCGAGAACCAGGGCTGGACGGTGAGTCTCAGCACGATGGAACCCAACGGTTGCCATTTCGAGGTGGAGTTGAATCCGAAGGCGTGA